A part of Capsicum annuum cultivar UCD-10X-F1 chromosome 6, UCD10Xv1.1, whole genome shotgun sequence genomic DNA contains:
- the LOC107873297 gene encoding cytochrome P450 90A1 isoform X2: MDTINIFFYLFLCVLTFLILRATTAIHLRRRKTRLPPGTLGLPFVGETLQLICAYKTENPEPFIDDRVSKYGNIFTTHVFGEPTVFSADPETNRFILQNEGRLFESSYPASIQNLLGRHSLLLMRGTLHKRMHSLTMSFANSSILKDHLLADIDRLVRLNLDSWTARVLLMEEAKKITFNLTVKQLMSFDPCEWTENLMKEYMLVIEGFFTIPLPFFSSTYRKAIQARRKVAEALGLVVRERRKEREGGERKNDMLEALFEGDGVEGGGFSDEEIVDFMLALLVAGYETTSTIMTLAVKFLTETPHALSHLKVVNETLRIANIISGVFRRAMTDISIKGYTIPKGWKVFASFRAVHLDHEHFKDARTFDPWRWQSNTGLISSSNVFTPFGGGPRRCPGYELARVELSVFLHHLVTRFIWAPAEPDKLVFFPTTRMQKRYPMIVQHRSLFDLCKK; the protein is encoded by the exons ATGGACACCATCAATATCTTTTTCTATCTTTTCCTCTGTGTTTTAACCTTTCTTATCCTCCGGGCTACGACGGCGATTCATCTTCGCCGCCGTAAAACCCGACTACCGCCAGGAACCCTTGGTCTACCCTTTGTCGGAGAGACCCTTCAGTTGATTTGTGCCTACAAGACCGAAAACCCCGAACCCTTCATCGATGACAGGGTTTCTAAATACGGCAACATTTTCACCACCCATGTCTTCGGTGAACCCACGGTTTTCTCAGCTGATCCGGAGACGAACCGGTTCATTTTGCAGAACGAAGGACGGCTTTTCGAATCCAGCTATCCCGCTTCCATACAGAATTTGCTAGGGAGGCATTCTCTGTTGCTTATGAGAGGAACTCTACACAAGAGAATGCATTCTTTGACAATGAGTTTTGCTAATTCTTCAATCCTTAAGGACCATCTGTTGGCCGACATAGACAGGTTGGTAAGACTTAATTTGGATTCCTGGACCGCTCGTGTCTTACTCATGGAGGAGGCCAAGAAG ATAACGTTTAATCTAACAGTGAAGCAGCTGATGAGTTTTGATCCGTGCGAGTGGACAGAAAACCTGATGAAAGAGTATATGCTTGTCATTGAAGGCTTCTTCACTATTCCTCTGCCTTTCTTCTCTTCCACCTACCGCAAGGCTATTCAA GCGAGAAGGAAGGTAGCGGAGGCTTTGGGTTTAGTGGTGAGAGAGAggaggaaagaaagagaaggaggaGAGCGGAAGAATGATATGTTGGAGGCGTTGTTCGAAGGAGACGGGGTTGAAGGAGGGGGGTTTTCGGATGAGGAAATTGTGGATTTTATGCTCGCTTTGCTAGTGGCTGGCTATGAAACAACATCTACCATCATGACCCTGGCTGTCAAATTCCTCACTGAGACACCCCATGCTCTCTCCCACCTCAAG GTTGTTAATGAAACTCTGCGAATCGCTAACATAATTAGTGGAGTGTTCAGGAGAGCCATGACTGATATAAGTATCAAAG GTTATACCATTCCAAAAGGTTGGAAGGTTTTTGCTTCTTTCCGAGCTGTTCATTTAGACCATGAACATTTCAAAGATGCACGTACATTTGATCCATGGAGGTGGCAG AGTAATACAGGATTGATAAGCTCATCTAACGTATTCACACCATTTGGTGGCGGACCACGGCGCTGTCCTGGTTATGAGCTTGCTAGAGTGGAACTCTCTGTTTTCCTTCATCACTTGGTGACTCGTTTCAT TTGGGCTCCGGCTGAACCAGATAAATTAGTGTTCTTCCCAACAACAAGGATGCAGAAGAGATATCCAATGATCGTCCAACATCGAAGCTTGTTTGACCTGTGTAAAAAATGA
- the LOC107873297 gene encoding cytochrome P450 90A1 isoform X1 yields MDTINIFFYLFLCVLTFLILRATTAIHLRRRKTRLPPGTLGLPFVGETLQLICAYKTENPEPFIDDRVSKYGNIFTTHVFGEPTVFSADPETNRFILQNEGRLFESSYPASIQNLLGRHSLLLMRGTLHKRMHSLTMSFANSSILKDHLLADIDRLVRLNLDSWTARVLLMEEAKKITFNLTVKQLMSFDPCEWTENLMKEYMLVIEGFFTIPLPFFSSTYRKAIQARRKVAEALGLVVRERRKEREGGERKNDMLEALFEGDGVEGGGFSDEEIVDFMLALLVAGYETTSTIMTLAVKFLTETPHALSHLKEEHEEIRLRKGEVKSLLWEDYKSMPFTQCVVNETLRIANIISGVFRRAMTDISIKGYTIPKGWKVFASFRAVHLDHEHFKDARTFDPWRWQSNTGLISSSNVFTPFGGGPRRCPGYELARVELSVFLHHLVTRFIWAPAEPDKLVFFPTTRMQKRYPMIVQHRSLFDLCKK; encoded by the exons ATGGACACCATCAATATCTTTTTCTATCTTTTCCTCTGTGTTTTAACCTTTCTTATCCTCCGGGCTACGACGGCGATTCATCTTCGCCGCCGTAAAACCCGACTACCGCCAGGAACCCTTGGTCTACCCTTTGTCGGAGAGACCCTTCAGTTGATTTGTGCCTACAAGACCGAAAACCCCGAACCCTTCATCGATGACAGGGTTTCTAAATACGGCAACATTTTCACCACCCATGTCTTCGGTGAACCCACGGTTTTCTCAGCTGATCCGGAGACGAACCGGTTCATTTTGCAGAACGAAGGACGGCTTTTCGAATCCAGCTATCCCGCTTCCATACAGAATTTGCTAGGGAGGCATTCTCTGTTGCTTATGAGAGGAACTCTACACAAGAGAATGCATTCTTTGACAATGAGTTTTGCTAATTCTTCAATCCTTAAGGACCATCTGTTGGCCGACATAGACAGGTTGGTAAGACTTAATTTGGATTCCTGGACCGCTCGTGTCTTACTCATGGAGGAGGCCAAGAAG ATAACGTTTAATCTAACAGTGAAGCAGCTGATGAGTTTTGATCCGTGCGAGTGGACAGAAAACCTGATGAAAGAGTATATGCTTGTCATTGAAGGCTTCTTCACTATTCCTCTGCCTTTCTTCTCTTCCACCTACCGCAAGGCTATTCAA GCGAGAAGGAAGGTAGCGGAGGCTTTGGGTTTAGTGGTGAGAGAGAggaggaaagaaagagaaggaggaGAGCGGAAGAATGATATGTTGGAGGCGTTGTTCGAAGGAGACGGGGTTGAAGGAGGGGGGTTTTCGGATGAGGAAATTGTGGATTTTATGCTCGCTTTGCTAGTGGCTGGCTATGAAACAACATCTACCATCATGACCCTGGCTGTCAAATTCCTCACTGAGACACCCCATGCTCTCTCCCACCTCAAG GAAGAGCATGAGGAGATCAGGTTAAGAAAAGGTGAAGTTAAGTCTTTACTGTGGGAAGACTACAAGTCTATGCCCTTCACTCAATGC GTTGTTAATGAAACTCTGCGAATCGCTAACATAATTAGTGGAGTGTTCAGGAGAGCCATGACTGATATAAGTATCAAAG GTTATACCATTCCAAAAGGTTGGAAGGTTTTTGCTTCTTTCCGAGCTGTTCATTTAGACCATGAACATTTCAAAGATGCACGTACATTTGATCCATGGAGGTGGCAG AGTAATACAGGATTGATAAGCTCATCTAACGTATTCACACCATTTGGTGGCGGACCACGGCGCTGTCCTGGTTATGAGCTTGCTAGAGTGGAACTCTCTGTTTTCCTTCATCACTTGGTGACTCGTTTCAT TTGGGCTCCGGCTGAACCAGATAAATTAGTGTTCTTCCCAACAACAAGGATGCAGAAGAGATATCCAATGATCGTCCAACATCGAAGCTTGTTTGACCTGTGTAAAAAATGA